The bacterium genome segment TCAGGTTACTTCACATGAAATAGATAAGTATTTGCCGATGTTATAAGGGTGAAACAAATGGCACTATCAGACGAAATAAGCAAATGGATTAAGATTGAAGTAGAAAAGGCAGGTGCTGAAGGCATAGTTGTAGGATTGAGTGGCGGAATTGATTCGGCGGTCACAGCGGCTCTATCAAAAAAGGCTGTGGGAGATAATGTTCTGGGGTTAATAATGCCCTGTCTTAGTTCCATCGCAGATGAAGA includes the following:
- a CDS encoding NAD(+) synthetase; amino-acid sequence: MALSDEISKWIKIEVEKAGAEGIVVGLSGGIDSAVTAALSKKAVGDNVLGLIMPCLSSIADE